In Roseisolibacter agri, the following proteins share a genomic window:
- a CDS encoding histidine phosphatase family protein, translated as MPQPPAPATLWLVRHGESAANVAREAALASASAEIDIRHSDLDVPLSPLGERQATALGRWWSEQPAAERPTVVVASPYARARRTAERIVAAGALAPEAVASGNGAAPVQAVLLDERWREKELGLFYTLTHHGVAQRHPEQWALRQQLGHFYYRPPNGESGADVAFRVRAALDAVAREHAGERVLVVCHQIVILCARYVLDRLDEAGLGELWRRYDLANCSVTTYRPDATGRLALERYNFTVPLTDEDTPVTNEPAHSTGPA; from the coding sequence ATGCCGCAGCCCCCCGCGCCCGCCACGCTCTGGCTCGTCCGACACGGCGAGAGCGCCGCGAACGTCGCCCGCGAGGCCGCGCTCGCGTCCGCGTCGGCCGAGATCGACATCAGGCACTCCGACCTCGACGTCCCGCTCTCCCCACTCGGCGAGCGGCAGGCGACGGCGCTGGGCCGGTGGTGGAGCGAGCAGCCCGCGGCCGAGCGGCCGACGGTGGTGGTGGCGTCGCCGTACGCGCGCGCGCGCCGGACGGCCGAGCGGATCGTGGCGGCGGGCGCGCTGGCGCCGGAGGCGGTGGCGAGCGGCAACGGGGCGGCGCCCGTGCAGGCGGTCCTGCTCGACGAGCGGTGGCGCGAGAAGGAGCTGGGGCTCTTCTACACGCTGACGCACCACGGCGTCGCGCAGCGCCATCCCGAGCAGTGGGCGCTCCGGCAGCAGCTCGGCCACTTCTACTACCGGCCGCCGAACGGCGAGAGCGGCGCCGACGTGGCGTTCCGCGTGCGCGCGGCGCTGGACGCGGTGGCGCGCGAGCACGCCGGCGAGCGCGTGCTGGTGGTCTGCCACCAGATCGTGATCCTGTGCGCGCGCTACGTCCTCGACCGGCTGGACGAGGCGGGGCTGGGCGAGCTGTGGCGGCGCTACGACCTCGCCAACTGCTCGGTGACGACGTACCGTCCGGATGCGACGGGGCGCCTGGCGCTCGAGCGCTACAACTTCACGGTGCCGCTGACCGACGAGGACACGCCGGTGACGAACGAGCCCGCGCACTCCACCGGGCCGGCCTGA
- a CDS encoding alkaline phosphatase family protein, translated as MPRPTSAPIAPVLARTAALTGLLLAAPAGGAQAQAVAKTVAPAAASSAAQAQVQPPTLVVFITIDQMRPDYFTRFGAQLTGGLKRLYDGAAVFTEGRYDHAITETAPGHSVTMSGRHPGGTGILLNDEGVPDPYSPLIDSKDVGASPFKFRGSALIDWMRNADSSTRALSVSRKDRGAILPLGRAKQAVYWYAPDMGFTTSSYYADTLPTWVRDFNRRHPISAYAGYVWNPLLPADAYAEVDSVPVENRGRTFTFPHVIPTEPARRVGSELAETPVMDSLTLALALDGLRALNLGRGPAPDLLNISLSTTDNVGHRYGPDSREQHDQILRLDRYLGEFLDALFRERDSTRIVIALTADHGMTPIPGAAKFTRSADPATGVGLVNDTALVSGVRDRLAARGVSRSALLFNYGMLRVDRRAVQAAGLNVDSLVADAMRVIRADPLVARVALRRSLATADTTRDQFARWWRHMLPPDEPVEAVVSLKPWNGWSRYGGIGHNAGNPTDAHVPIMFWGAPFRPGKYADRALVVDMAPTLAEVLGVRPTERVDGRVLRRALR; from the coding sequence ATGCCGCGTCCCACGTCCGCCCCGATCGCTCCCGTCCTCGCACGCACCGCCGCGCTCACCGGGCTGCTGCTGGCCGCGCCCGCCGGCGGCGCGCAGGCGCAGGCGGTGGCCAAGACCGTCGCGCCGGCCGCTGCGAGTTCGGCGGCGCAGGCGCAGGTGCAGCCGCCGACGCTGGTCGTGTTCATCACCATCGACCAGATGCGCCCCGACTACTTCACGCGCTTCGGGGCGCAGCTCACGGGCGGGTTGAAGCGGCTGTACGACGGCGCGGCGGTGTTCACCGAGGGGCGCTACGACCACGCGATCACGGAGACCGCGCCCGGCCACTCGGTGACGATGTCGGGCCGGCATCCGGGCGGCACCGGCATCCTGCTGAACGACGAGGGCGTGCCCGATCCGTACTCGCCGCTCATCGACTCGAAGGACGTCGGCGCGTCGCCGTTCAAGTTCCGCGGCTCGGCCCTCATCGACTGGATGCGCAACGCGGACAGCAGCACGCGCGCGCTGTCGGTGTCGCGCAAGGACCGCGGCGCGATCCTGCCGCTCGGGCGCGCGAAGCAGGCGGTGTACTGGTACGCGCCCGACATGGGCTTCACGACCAGCAGCTACTACGCCGACACGCTGCCGACGTGGGTGCGCGACTTCAACCGCCGCCACCCGATCTCGGCCTACGCGGGCTACGTCTGGAACCCGCTGCTGCCGGCGGACGCGTACGCGGAGGTCGACAGCGTGCCCGTGGAGAACCGCGGGCGCACGTTCACCTTCCCGCACGTCATCCCGACCGAGCCCGCGCGCCGCGTGGGCAGCGAGCTCGCGGAGACGCCGGTGATGGACAGCCTGACGCTGGCGCTCGCGCTCGACGGGCTGCGCGCGCTGAACCTCGGGCGGGGGCCGGCGCCCGACCTGCTGAACATCTCGCTCTCGACGACCGACAACGTCGGCCACCGCTACGGCCCCGACTCGCGCGAGCAGCACGACCAGATCCTGCGGCTGGACCGCTACCTGGGCGAGTTCCTCGACGCGCTGTTCCGTGAGCGCGACTCGACGCGCATCGTCATCGCGCTCACCGCCGACCACGGGATGACGCCGATCCCCGGCGCCGCGAAGTTCACGCGCTCCGCCGACCCGGCGACCGGCGTGGGCCTCGTGAACGACACCGCGCTCGTGTCGGGCGTGCGCGACCGGCTGGCGGCGCGCGGCGTGTCGCGCAGCGCGCTGCTGTTCAACTACGGGATGCTGCGCGTCGATCGCCGCGCCGTGCAGGCCGCGGGATTGAACGTCGACTCGCTGGTCGCCGACGCGATGCGCGTCATCCGCGCCGATCCGCTGGTGGCGCGCGTGGCGCTGCGCCGCTCGCTGGCGACGGCCGACACCACGCGCGACCAGTTCGCGCGCTGGTGGCGCCACATGCTCCCGCCCGACGAGCCGGTAGAGGCGGTCGTGTCGCTCAAGCCGTGGAACGGGTGGTCGCGCTACGGCGGCATCGGGCACAACGCCGGCAACCCCACCGACGCGCACGTGCCGATCATGTTCTGGGGCGCGCCGTTCCGGCCGGGCAAGTACGCGGACCGCGCGCTTGTCGTCGACATGGCGCCGACGCTGGCCGAGGTGCTGGGCGTGCGGCCCACCGAGCGCGTGGACGGCCGCGTGCTGCGGCGCGCGCTGCGCTGA
- a CDS encoding Smr/MutS family protein, which yields MARRSRGRPPGDASSGGLPQAFDAITFGPERTLNLRAHLPTRSEALARTEAWLREKQMGGADEVLVITGRGVGSVDGVSIVREAVLQLLASLRRRNVLQGFREHTAGSFVVELAPVHALFTAPRRRREPPPPPPPDPRTLAGLDAETRSLLRTLATVRLQQLGVHSPTKAIVEDEMLGQYGALARSIPEGPEREARLQQAVIVALEELDG from the coding sequence ATGGCGCGCCGCTCCCGCGGCCGCCCGCCCGGCGACGCATCGTCCGGCGGGCTGCCCCAGGCCTTCGACGCGATCACCTTCGGGCCCGAGCGCACGCTCAACCTGCGCGCGCACCTGCCCACGCGCAGCGAGGCGCTCGCGCGCACCGAGGCGTGGCTGCGCGAGAAGCAGATGGGCGGCGCCGACGAGGTGCTCGTCATCACGGGGCGCGGCGTCGGCAGCGTGGACGGCGTCTCGATCGTGCGCGAGGCGGTGCTGCAGCTGCTCGCGTCGCTCCGGCGGCGCAACGTGCTGCAGGGCTTCCGCGAGCACACGGCCGGCTCGTTCGTGGTGGAGCTGGCGCCGGTGCACGCGCTCTTCACCGCGCCCCGCCGCCGCCGCGAGCCGCCCCCGCCGCCGCCGCCCGATCCGCGCACGCTCGCGGGGCTCGACGCGGAGACGCGCAGCCTGCTCCGCACGCTGGCGACGGTGCGCCTGCAGCAGCTCGGCGTCCACAGCCCCACGAAGGCGATCGTCGAGGACGAGATGCTCGGCCAGTACGGCGCGCTCGCGCGCAGCATCCCCGAGGGCCCCGAGCGCGAGGCGCGGCTGCAGCAGGCGGTGATCGTGGCGCTGGAGGAGCTCGACGGCTGA
- a CDS encoding transglycosylase SLT domain-containing protein, which yields MATAASMRQCGRRLLVGVVVVAAAGCQGAHERPEGADSATLAGAVVERGVVTSRADGTVERPGRDWAAIRTRDTLVVAAPYNSTTYFIYRGLPLGYEYELLKRFAADKDLTLRWVVVQDRDSLFAMLHDGRADVVAARLIPMPEDSGRATFTRALYRAEPVLVQRKASPQAAAAALPDPVDTMLKRGPAERAPAAAPETKTTIRARLVQRPSELAGRRVTLPEDSPYARTLLELEDEISGDINVVEVEASSETVIREVAKGNVAYTVAQGNLAQLQTSAYRNLEIRPVVGASQKVAWAVRREARALRDTLDAWIADEKTGPVFDQLYKKYFVDQRAYLARVESRYLTSETGTLSPYDSLLRRHAASLGWDWRLLGSQMYQESRFRPTAKSWVGARGLMQLMPATAKQFGVRAITDPAQNVAGGVKYLQWLEKQWASRIADSTERLKFVLASYNAGLGHIVDAQRLADKHGDNPEKWEEVAYWLLQLAKQEYHADPVVRYGYCRGYEPVTYVALILERFDHYRQFVTPTVAEAGLGPARVAR from the coding sequence ATGGCGACGGCGGCGAGCATGCGGCAGTGCGGACGACGGCTCCTGGTGGGTGTGGTGGTGGTGGCGGCGGCGGGATGTCAGGGCGCGCACGAGCGGCCCGAGGGCGCGGACAGCGCGACGCTCGCGGGCGCGGTGGTGGAGCGCGGCGTGGTGACGTCGCGCGCGGACGGCACCGTCGAGCGGCCGGGCCGCGACTGGGCGGCGATCCGCACGCGTGACACGCTCGTCGTCGCCGCGCCCTACAACTCGACGACGTACTTCATCTACCGCGGCCTGCCGCTCGGCTACGAGTACGAGCTGCTGAAGCGCTTCGCGGCCGACAAGGATCTCACGCTGCGCTGGGTGGTGGTGCAGGACCGCGACTCGCTGTTCGCGATGCTGCACGACGGCCGCGCCGACGTCGTCGCGGCGCGGCTGATCCCGATGCCCGAGGACTCGGGGCGCGCGACGTTCACGCGCGCGCTCTACCGCGCGGAGCCGGTGCTGGTGCAGCGCAAGGCGTCGCCGCAGGCCGCGGCGGCCGCGCTGCCCGATCCGGTCGACACGATGCTCAAGCGCGGGCCGGCCGAGCGTGCGCCGGCCGCGGCGCCCGAGACGAAGACGACGATCCGCGCGCGCCTCGTGCAGCGCCCGTCGGAGCTCGCGGGGCGGCGCGTCACGCTCCCCGAGGACTCGCCCTACGCGCGCACGCTGCTGGAGCTGGAGGACGAGATCTCCGGCGACATCAACGTCGTCGAGGTCGAGGCGTCGTCGGAGACGGTGATCCGCGAGGTCGCGAAGGGCAACGTCGCGTACACGGTCGCGCAGGGGAACCTCGCGCAGCTGCAGACCAGCGCGTACCGCAACCTCGAGATCCGGCCCGTCGTCGGCGCGTCGCAGAAGGTCGCCTGGGCCGTGCGCCGCGAGGCCCGCGCGCTGCGCGACACGCTGGACGCGTGGATCGCCGACGAGAAGACGGGCCCCGTGTTCGACCAGCTGTACAAGAAGTACTTCGTGGACCAGCGCGCGTACCTCGCGCGCGTGGAGAGCCGCTACCTGACGTCCGAGACGGGCACGCTGTCGCCGTACGACTCATTGCTGCGCCGGCACGCCGCGTCGCTGGGCTGGGACTGGCGGCTGCTCGGGTCGCAGATGTACCAGGAGTCGCGCTTCCGCCCGACCGCGAAGTCGTGGGTGGGCGCGCGCGGGCTGATGCAGCTGATGCCCGCGACGGCGAAGCAGTTCGGCGTGCGCGCGATCACGGATCCCGCGCAGAACGTCGCCGGCGGCGTGAAGTACCTGCAGTGGCTCGAGAAGCAGTGGGCGTCGCGCATCGCCGACTCGACCGAGCGCCTGAAGTTCGTGCTCGCGTCGTACAACGCGGGGCTGGGCCACATCGTGGACGCGCAGCGCCTGGCCGACAAGCACGGCGACAACCCCGAGAAGTGGGAGGAGGTCGCCTACTGGCTGCTGCAGCTCGCGAAGCAGGAGTACCACGCGGACCCGGTGGTGCGGTACGGCTACTGCCGCGGCTACGAGCCCGTCACGTACGTGGCCCTCATCCTCGAGCGCTTCGACCACTACCGGCAGTTCGTGACGCCGACCGTGGCAGAGGCGGGTCTCGGTCCTGCGCGGGTCGCTCGTTGA
- a CDS encoding serine/threonine-protein kinase: MATQPPATTIGKYQILGLVGEGAMGAVYRALDPVLQRPVAIKVMSDAVAREQELRERFLREAQAAGSLQHPNVVTIYDFGEVDGHLFIAMEFLDGEDLEALLAKQTALSLSSKLGIAIDVLGGLSYAHRRGIVHRDIKPANIRITDDERAKIMDFGVAHLTSQKMTRTGMTMGTPNYMAPEQVTAGPIGAHTDVFSLGAVLYELLTHRKPFAAETLHAVLYKIVSEPTPPPSTYAPELPPELDAIVAKSLAKDPEHRYQTAAEMANDLTELRAIMGTLSGARQASASVSLNARLATAVPGAAASPASATGPTVAPPVPAKTGAGRGALVFTGALGALALGVGVWAFALRDRGAPAPTPEPTVAQGPATPPPTAGPTASDSTTAPVSTPPAPAAPAAPSVAAPMPAAPRPREVAAVPSGTTPAPAVSRPIATPGSSAAPAPVTRAPEQPAPAPANTPAPAATTTETAAASSANAASEIAESVARYARAISARDMGAVRAAYPGITGAQEQNFQRFFGSVRELRATFTLSNLDVSGTTAEGKLTGTYEFVTSAGQRERSPVSFQASFKRADAGWVLTAVR, translated from the coding sequence ATGGCCACGCAGCCTCCCGCCACCACGATCGGCAAGTACCAGATCCTCGGCCTCGTGGGCGAGGGCGCCATGGGCGCCGTCTACCGCGCGCTGGATCCGGTGCTGCAGCGCCCCGTGGCCATCAAGGTCATGAGCGACGCCGTCGCGCGCGAGCAGGAGCTGCGCGAGCGCTTCCTCCGCGAGGCGCAGGCGGCCGGCTCGCTCCAGCACCCGAACGTCGTCACGATCTACGACTTCGGCGAGGTGGACGGGCACCTGTTCATCGCCATGGAGTTCCTCGACGGGGAGGACCTCGAGGCGCTGCTGGCGAAGCAGACCGCGCTCTCGCTCTCCAGCAAGCTGGGGATCGCGATCGACGTGCTGGGCGGGCTCTCGTACGCGCACCGGCGCGGCATCGTCCACCGCGACATCAAGCCCGCGAACATCCGCATCACCGACGACGAGCGCGCGAAGATCATGGACTTCGGCGTCGCGCATCTCACGTCGCAGAAGATGACGCGCACGGGGATGACGATGGGCACGCCGAACTACATGGCGCCCGAGCAGGTGACCGCGGGCCCCATCGGCGCGCACACCGACGTCTTCTCGCTCGGCGCGGTGCTCTACGAGCTGCTGACGCACCGCAAGCCGTTCGCGGCCGAGACGCTCCACGCGGTGCTGTACAAGATCGTGAGCGAGCCGACGCCGCCACCCTCGACCTACGCGCCCGAGCTGCCGCCCGAGCTGGACGCGATCGTCGCGAAGTCGCTCGCGAAGGATCCGGAGCACCGCTACCAGACGGCGGCCGAGATGGCGAACGACCTCACCGAGCTGCGTGCGATCATGGGCACGCTGTCGGGGGCGCGGCAGGCGTCGGCGTCGGTCTCGCTCAACGCGCGGCTGGCCACCGCCGTCCCCGGCGCCGCGGCGTCGCCCGCGTCCGCCACCGGTCCGACCGTCGCGCCGCCCGTGCCGGCGAAGACCGGCGCCGGCCGCGGCGCGCTGGTGTTCACGGGCGCGCTCGGCGCGCTGGCGCTGGGGGTGGGCGTGTGGGCCTTCGCGCTCCGCGACCGCGGCGCGCCCGCTCCGACGCCCGAGCCGACCGTCGCACAGGGCCCGGCCACGCCGCCGCCGACGGCCGGGCCCACCGCCAGCGATTCCACGACGGCGCCGGTATCGACGCCGCCCGCGCCCGCCGCGCCCGCCGCGCCGTCGGTCGCCGCGCCGATGCCCGCCGCGCCGCGTCCGCGCGAGGTCGCGGCCGTTCCGAGCGGCACCACGCCCGCGCCCGCGGTCTCCCGCCCCATCGCGACGCCCGGCAGCAGCGCCGCGCCGGCGCCCGTGACGCGGGCGCCCGAACAGCCGGCGCCCGCGCCAGCGAACACGCCCGCGCCCGCGGCCACCACCACCGAGACGGCTGCCGCGTCGTCCGCCAACGCCGCCAGCGAGATCGCCGAGTCGGTCGCCCGGTACGCGCGCGCGATCTCGGCCCGCGACATGGGGGCGGTGCGTGCGGCCTACCCCGGGATCACGGGGGCGCAGGAGCAGAACTTCCAGCGCTTCTTCGGGTCCGTGCGCGAGCTGCGGGCGACGTTCACGCTCAGCAACCTGGACGTCAGCGGCACGACGGCTGAGGGGAAGCTGACCGGGACGTACGAGTTCGTGACGAGTGCGGGGCAGCGCGAGCGCAGCCCGGTGAGCTTCCAGGCGTCGTTCAAGCGCGCGGACGCTGGGTGGGTCCTCACAGCGGTCCGATAG
- a CDS encoding DUF2214 family protein: MTLRWLVAAAHLLALGIGLGAVWGRSRALRGPVLDNAAIRRALAADAWWGVAALLWLGTGVWRAFGGLEKGTSYYLANTAFHAKMGLFLLVLVLEIRPMLTLMRWRRALSRGTRLDTEGARTISRLSAVQALLIVGIVLAATAMARGLGLRG; the protein is encoded by the coding sequence GTGACGCTGCGCTGGCTGGTGGCCGCCGCGCACCTCCTGGCGCTGGGCATCGGGCTGGGCGCGGTGTGGGGCCGTTCGCGCGCGCTGCGGGGGCCGGTGCTCGACAACGCCGCCATCCGCCGCGCGCTGGCGGCCGACGCGTGGTGGGGCGTGGCCGCGCTCCTCTGGCTGGGGACGGGCGTGTGGCGCGCGTTCGGCGGGCTGGAGAAGGGGACGAGCTACTACCTGGCGAACACCGCGTTCCACGCCAAGATGGGGCTCTTCCTGCTGGTCCTCGTCCTCGAGATCCGGCCGATGCTGACGCTGATGCGCTGGCGGCGCGCGCTCTCCCGCGGGACGCGCCTCGACACCGAGGGCGCGCGCACGATCTCGCGGCTGAGTGCCGTGCAGGCGCTGCTGATCGTCGGCATCGTGCTCGCCGCCACGGCGATGGCGCGCGGGCTGGGCCTGCGTGGCTGA
- a CDS encoding TlpA family protein disulfide reductase, protein MDAPRETRAMPWREALVLALAVGGGLWLGLRQSRGADDAPAADARAATMAFGPGAGVAALSVRTADGRVTPLARLGEPAIVMVVSRTCSVCKEALRDFGRLAAGRALPRLWVVTLEGADHGAAMVGAADVRGAVLAGPVTPAAEALFTLQVQGTPTFLALDAGGRVQRVYPGYPGREVMAPWVAIMAGERDAL, encoded by the coding sequence ATGGACGCGCCGCGGGAGACGCGCGCGATGCCCTGGCGCGAGGCGCTCGTGCTGGCGCTGGCCGTCGGCGGCGGATTGTGGCTGGGCCTGCGGCAGAGTCGCGGCGCGGACGACGCCCCGGCCGCCGACGCGCGCGCGGCGACGATGGCGTTCGGGCCGGGCGCGGGCGTCGCGGCGCTCTCGGTGCGCACCGCCGACGGGCGCGTCACGCCGCTGGCGCGGCTGGGCGAGCCGGCGATCGTGATGGTCGTCTCGCGCACCTGCAGCGTGTGCAAGGAGGCGCTGCGCGACTTCGGGCGGCTGGCGGCGGGGCGCGCGCTGCCGCGGCTGTGGGTGGTGACGCTCGAAGGCGCGGACCACGGCGCGGCGATGGTGGGCGCGGCCGACGTGCGGGGCGCGGTGCTGGCCGGTCCGGTGACGCCGGCGGCGGAGGCGCTGTTCACGCTCCAGGTGCAGGGGACGCCGACCTTCCTCGCGCTGGATGCGGGGGGGCGCGTGCAGCGCGTCTACCCGGGCTATCCCGGGCGCGAGGTGATGGCGCCGTGGGTGGCGATCATGGCGGGGGAGCGGGACGCGCTCTGA
- a CDS encoding DUF3667 domain-containing protein, translating to MPQLAPVRPATYAPPAPAPHPVAPDAVERCPSCGAERPARFCPECGEARVEAEDFTLRTFVSHAFEQFTSVDGALWRTLRALMLRPGQLTADWVAGRRRGYARPLQLFVLVNVAFFLLLSAAGTGFRFRLEQYTHGRVSTIVLRDTTAVQQAVARKAARERITVAEYARRFDAASGRQQSVWLLLAPSLGALLAVLYARRRRPFVQHLVFAIHFLAFMLLFLAAWMGTLSVVLHGVVRAARALPVEQRWLWPYVETFVRLANDDNVIGVPALAVVAAYLFVALRRVYPESWRWTLARTAVLAWVLPRLFDGYRDVLFAVTYYTT from the coding sequence GTGCCGCAGCTCGCGCCCGTCCGCCCCGCCACGTACGCCCCGCCGGCTCCCGCGCCCCACCCGGTCGCGCCCGACGCCGTCGAGCGCTGCCCCAGCTGCGGCGCCGAGCGTCCCGCGCGCTTCTGTCCGGAGTGCGGAGAGGCGCGCGTGGAGGCCGAGGACTTCACGCTCCGCACCTTCGTCTCGCACGCGTTCGAGCAGTTCACGAGCGTGGACGGCGCGCTCTGGCGCACGCTGCGCGCATTGATGCTGCGTCCGGGGCAGCTGACCGCCGACTGGGTGGCCGGCCGGCGCCGCGGCTATGCGCGTCCGCTGCAGCTGTTCGTGCTGGTGAACGTCGCCTTCTTCCTGCTGCTGTCGGCGGCGGGCACGGGGTTCCGCTTCCGGCTGGAGCAGTACACGCACGGCCGCGTGAGCACGATCGTGCTGCGCGACACGACGGCGGTGCAGCAGGCGGTGGCGCGCAAGGCGGCGCGCGAGCGGATCACCGTGGCGGAGTATGCGCGCCGCTTCGACGCGGCCAGCGGACGGCAGCAGTCGGTGTGGCTGCTCCTCGCGCCGTCGCTCGGCGCGCTGCTGGCGGTGCTCTACGCGCGGCGCCGGCGGCCGTTCGTGCAGCACCTCGTGTTCGCGATCCACTTCCTCGCGTTCATGCTGCTCTTCCTCGCGGCCTGGATGGGCACCCTCTCGGTCGTGCTGCACGGCGTGGTGCGGGCGGCGCGGGCGCTGCCGGTGGAGCAGCGGTGGCTCTGGCCGTACGTCGAGACGTTCGTCCGTCTCGCGAACGACGACAACGTGATCGGCGTGCCCGCGCTGGCCGTCGTCGCCGCGTACCTGTTCGTCGCGCTGCGGCGCGTGTATCCCGAGTCGTGGCGCTGGACGCTGGCGCGCACCGCGGTGCTGGCGTGGGTGCTGCCGCGGCTGTTCGACGGGTACCGGGACGTGCTGTTCGCGGTGACGTACTACACGACGTGA
- a CDS encoding M20/M25/M40 family metallo-hydrolase: MIRRFPTAAGAALAAVLLAPRAHAQPAAPLPGYSPAAAARQRALEASVVARPDTARAHAHVRALSAETHVAGSPAQARTRDYVIDAMKKLGLETEVRAYRVWMPHATGVQLWRVGPKGDSTALSLAEPAVAGDATSGAAQYPTVNGSSAAGDASGEIVYVNYGLIEDYAQLDSMGVSVQGKVVLARYGRSFRGIKAREAEKRGAVALIIYSDPADDGFVRGDVYPEGPMRPAFGVQRGSVFNGNGDPSTPGWPSRENARRLPVDSMGTPRIPVVPIGYGNAQLLLEGVRGASVPQTWQGGLALRYHVGPGPMRARVRVTTDAATNGWKTIWNTFGTIRGSEQPDEIVMVGAHRDGWGPGAADNVSGTVSVLEAARAVMEEVKAGRRPKRTLVFATWDAEEWGLVGSTEYVEDDSLRLSRHAVAYLNQDVSASGPNFGGGGSPSLRATLRDVARVVPDPSGQGSVYAVWRKRSAVADSAEPAMGDPGGGSDFAGFYNHLGVPIAEWGFGGAGGVYHSQYDSYDFARRFADPTFAYHAAAARVNAALMLRLANAEVLPYDYVEFARTMRRYLPALDRAATARRLANVSTAALSAAIDRMERAAADFATARDAALAGNTPATRLRAANEALKQVERALTRPQGLRTRPWFRNLIYAADENNGYANVVFPSVAESVRDGDAARASAEVADLASRFDSATRALETATRLIAGR, encoded by the coding sequence GTGATCCGACGCTTCCCGACCGCCGCCGGCGCCGCGCTGGCAGCCGTGCTCCTCGCGCCGCGCGCCCACGCGCAGCCGGCCGCTCCGCTCCCCGGCTACTCGCCCGCCGCCGCGGCCCGCCAGCGCGCGCTCGAGGCGAGCGTCGTCGCGCGTCCCGACACGGCCCGCGCCCACGCGCACGTCCGCGCGCTGTCGGCCGAGACGCACGTCGCCGGCTCGCCGGCGCAGGCGCGCACGCGCGACTACGTCATCGACGCGATGAAGAAGCTCGGCCTCGAGACGGAGGTGCGCGCGTACCGCGTCTGGATGCCGCACGCGACCGGCGTGCAGCTGTGGCGTGTCGGCCCGAAGGGCGACAGCACCGCGCTGTCGCTGGCCGAGCCGGCGGTGGCGGGCGACGCGACGTCGGGCGCGGCGCAGTACCCGACCGTCAACGGCTCCAGCGCCGCCGGCGACGCGAGCGGCGAGATCGTGTACGTGAACTACGGCCTGATCGAGGACTACGCGCAGCTCGACTCGATGGGCGTGTCGGTGCAGGGGAAGGTCGTGCTCGCGCGCTACGGGCGGTCGTTCCGCGGCATCAAGGCGCGCGAGGCGGAGAAGCGCGGCGCGGTCGCGCTCATCATCTACAGCGACCCGGCCGACGACGGCTTCGTGCGCGGCGACGTGTACCCCGAAGGGCCGATGCGCCCCGCGTTCGGCGTGCAGCGCGGCTCCGTGTTCAACGGCAACGGCGATCCCTCGACGCCCGGCTGGCCGAGCCGCGAGAACGCGCGCCGGCTGCCGGTGGACAGCATGGGGACGCCGCGCATCCCGGTGGTGCCGATCGGCTACGGCAACGCGCAGCTGCTGCTGGAGGGCGTGCGCGGCGCGAGCGTGCCGCAGACGTGGCAGGGCGGGCTCGCGCTGCGCTACCACGTGGGCCCGGGGCCGATGCGCGCGCGCGTACGCGTCACCACCGACGCCGCGACCAACGGCTGGAAGACGATCTGGAACACGTTCGGCACCATCCGCGGCAGCGAGCAGCCCGACGAGATCGTGATGGTGGGCGCGCACCGCGACGGCTGGGGCCCCGGCGCCGCCGACAACGTCAGCGGCACGGTGAGCGTGCTCGAGGCGGCGCGCGCGGTGATGGAGGAGGTGAAGGCCGGCCGCCGCCCGAAGCGCACGCTCGTCTTCGCGACGTGGGACGCGGAGGAATGGGGCCTCGTGGGCTCGACGGAGTACGTCGAGGACGACTCGCTGCGGCTGTCGCGCCACGCGGTCGCGTACCTGAACCAGGATGTGTCGGCGTCGGGCCCCAACTTCGGCGGCGGCGGCTCGCCGTCGCTGCGCGCGACGCTGCGCGACGTCGCGCGCGTCGTGCCCGATCCGAGCGGGCAGGGGAGCGTCTACGCGGTGTGGCGGAAGCGCTCGGCCGTCGCCGACAGCGCGGAGCCGGCGATGGGCGATCCCGGCGGCGGCAGCGATTTCGCCGGCTTCTACAACCACCTCGGCGTGCCGATCGCCGAGTGGGGGTTCGGCGGCGCGGGCGGCGTCTATCACTCGCAGTACGACTCGTACGACTTCGCGCGCCGCTTCGCGGATCCGACGTTCGCGTACCACGCGGCGGCCGCGCGCGTGAACGCCGCGCTGATGCTGCGCCTCGCCAACGCGGAGGTGCTGCCGTACGACTACGTCGAGTTCGCGCGCACGATGCGCCGCTACCTGCCGGCGCTCGACCGCGCGGCGACCGCGCGCCGCCTCGCGAACGTGAGCACCGCGGCGCTGTCGGCCGCGATCGACCGCATGGAGCGCGCGGCTGCGGACTTCGCGACGGCGCGCGACGCGGCCCTCGCCGGCAACACGCCGGCCACGCGCCTGCGCGCCGCGAACGAGGCGCTGAAGCAGGTCGAGCGCGCGCTCACGCGCCCGCAGGGGCTGCGCACGCGGCCGTGGTTCCGGAACCTGATCTATGCGGCGGACGAGAACAACGGCTACGCGAACGTGGTCTTCCCGTCGGTCGCCGAGTCCGTGCGCGACGGCGACGCCGCGCGCGCATCGGCCGAGGTCGCGGATCTCGCGTCGCGCTTCGACTCGGCCACGCGGGCGCTGGAGACTGCCACGCGCTTGATTGCCGGACGGTAG